A portion of the Vibrio coralliirubri genome contains these proteins:
- a CDS encoding helix-turn-helix domain-containing protein, which yields MSKYSRELKCIIAKQYLDGTSSLYLAKQYSISSRQIRYWAQVFAIHGTDSFLPTNHAATAQTKRKALNLMWTNEWSLTHTSAVLNLSSPGILSVWLKRFNELGIKGLEMRQKGRPSMKQQPQRTTKPDNEMTLEELKEELVYLRTENAVLKKLEELEQKKNRRTKKKRS from the coding sequence ATGTCCAAATATAGCCGAGAGCTAAAATGTATCATTGCTAAGCAATACTTAGATGGCACGTCATCTCTCTACTTAGCAAAACAATATTCAATTTCTTCAAGGCAGATACGGTATTGGGCTCAAGTCTTTGCCATCCATGGTACTGATTCATTTTTACCAACTAATCATGCCGCGACTGCTCAAACAAAACGAAAAGCATTGAATTTAATGTGGACGAATGAATGGTCTCTCACGCACACTAGCGCTGTATTAAACCTCTCATCCCCTGGAATACTCTCTGTCTGGCTTAAACGATTTAATGAGCTCGGTATCAAGGGGCTCGAAATGCGCCAGAAAGGAAGACCCTCAATGAAACAGCAACCTCAACGTACCACTAAGCCTGATAATGAAATGACACTTGAGGAGCTAAAAGAGGAGTTGGTCTACTTACGAACCGAGAATGCCGTTCTAAAAAAGTTGGAAGAGTTGGAGCAGAAAAAAAACCGTCGAACAAAGAAAAAGCGGTCATAG
- a CDS encoding IS3 family transposase, whose amino-acid sequence MALTLKGKYPLKHLLHTLQLAKSVFYYQAQTSKRQNSYERELRLIKSIYHEHKGRYGYRRIHLELKNQGFVLNHKTVQRLMAQLNLKSTVRIKKYRSYRGESGKAAPNVLERDFSATQPDEKWVTDVTEFKVKEQKVYLSPVVDLFTQEVVAYRVAKNACLPLVTDMLTEAISTLKPNSKPIIHSDQGWQYRHRQYQKKVAESGLTQSMSRKGNCLDNAVAENFFALLKTEMYHNQSFEDADALIEQIKEYIEYYNTKRIKVKGFVA is encoded by the coding sequence ATAGCTCTAACTCTTAAAGGCAAGTACCCATTAAAGCACTTACTGCACACTCTACAGTTGGCAAAAAGTGTCTTTTATTATCAGGCTCAAACGAGCAAGCGCCAAAATAGCTACGAACGTGAGCTGCGGTTGATAAAGTCAATTTATCATGAACATAAGGGGCGATACGGCTACCGCCGTATTCACTTGGAACTAAAGAATCAGGGGTTCGTGCTTAATCACAAAACGGTTCAAAGGCTTATGGCTCAGCTCAACCTTAAATCGACGGTCAGGATTAAAAAGTATCGTTCATACCGAGGAGAGTCAGGAAAAGCTGCTCCCAACGTTCTTGAAAGAGATTTTAGTGCGACTCAACCCGATGAAAAGTGGGTAACTGATGTCACGGAGTTCAAAGTCAAAGAGCAGAAAGTATACTTATCTCCCGTTGTCGACTTGTTTACTCAGGAGGTGGTTGCTTATAGAGTGGCCAAAAATGCCTGCTTGCCGCTTGTCACAGATATGCTGACGGAAGCTATATCAACGCTTAAACCCAACTCAAAGCCAATTATACATAGCGATCAAGGTTGGCAATATCGCCATCGACAGTATCAGAAAAAGGTAGCGGAGAGTGGGTTAACGCAAAGCATGTCGAGAAAAGGTAACTGCTTGGATAATGCTGTTGCTGAAAACTTTTTTGCTTTACTCAAAACCGAGATGTATCACAACCAAAGCTTTGAAGATGCAGATGCTCTGATAGAGCAGATTAAAGAATACATCGAGTACTACAATACCAAACGTATAAAAGTGAAAGGCTTTGTTGCGTAA
- a CDS encoding IS5 family transposase gives MPKPRYKTTNWKQYNRSLINRGSLTFWIDEEAISGWAQSKQNKRGRPRRFSDLAITTALMVKRVFSMPLRALQGFIDSIFRLAHVPLSCPHYTCISRRAKQVEVSFKTKTRGAIQHLAIDATGLKVYGEGEWKVKKHGTDGKRRVWRKLHIAVDTNTHEIIAAELSLSTVTDGEVLPNLLKQTRRSILEVSGDGAYDTRACHAAIKIKGAIALIPPREGAAFWERGHPRNFAVGCQKLYDSNKYWKERYGYHKRSLSETAMYRVKQLLGGKLSLRNYNAQVGETYAMIKALNKLTGLGMPETCRID, from the coding sequence ATGCCTAAGCCTCGTTATAAAACAACCAACTGGAAGCAATACAACCGATCACTCATTAACCGTGGTTCTCTGACTTTTTGGATTGATGAAGAAGCAATAAGCGGATGGGCGCAAAGCAAACAGAATAAGCGCGGTAGGCCGCGTCGGTTCAGTGATTTAGCTATCACGACAGCACTCATGGTCAAACGAGTTTTTTCTATGCCATTGAGAGCGCTGCAAGGATTTATCGACTCGATATTTAGGTTAGCCCATGTACCGTTAAGTTGTCCGCATTACACCTGCATCAGTCGTAGAGCCAAGCAAGTTGAGGTTTCATTTAAGACTAAAACGAGAGGAGCGATACAGCACCTAGCCATTGATGCTACTGGCCTTAAGGTTTATGGCGAAGGTGAATGGAAAGTCAAAAAACATGGGACGGATGGCAAGCGTAGAGTCTGGCGAAAGCTGCATATTGCAGTCGATACCAACACTCATGAGATCATTGCCGCCGAGCTAAGTTTATCGACGGTTACAGATGGAGAAGTACTCCCGAACTTACTGAAACAAACACGCCGAAGTATCCTTGAGGTGTCTGGTGATGGCGCTTACGACACGAGAGCGTGTCACGCTGCTATTAAGATTAAGGGAGCTATTGCGCTTATTCCCCCAAGAGAAGGGGCTGCCTTCTGGGAGCGTGGTCACCCTCGAAATTTCGCCGTGGGTTGCCAGAAATTATACGACTCAAATAAGTATTGGAAAGAGCGGTATGGATACCACAAACGTTCACTCTCAGAAACAGCGATGTATCGAGTTAAACAGTTGCTAGGAGGGAAACTGAGCTTAAGAAATTACAATGCCCAGGTGGGTGAAACTTACGCGATGATAAAAGCGTTGAACAAGCTTACTGGGTTAGGTATGCCTGAAACTTGTCGTATTGACTAA
- the uvrB gene encoding excinuclease ABC subunit UvrB — translation MSKLFDLVSDYSPSGDQPTAITKLLDGLDSGLAHQTLLGVTGSGKTFTLANVISQSQRPAILLAPNKTLAAQLYGEMKSFFPNNAVEYFVSYYDYYQPEAYVPTTDTFIEKDASVNAHIEQMRLSATKALLERKDAIIVASVSAIYGLGDPKSYLKMMLHLSRGEVMDQRDILRRLAELQYSRNDVAFERGQFRVRGEVIDIFPAESDQDAVRIEMFDDEVDCISIFDPLTGAVKQRDLPRFTVYPKTHYVTPREKILEAIENIKDELRDRAQYLKDNNKLLEEQRISQRTQFDIEMMTELGFCSGIENYSRYLSGRAEGEAPPTLFDYLPDDGLLIIDESHVTVPQIGAMYKGDRSRKETLVEFGFRLPSALDNRPMKFEEFESIAPQTIFVSATPGNYEIEKSDGEIADQVVRPTGLLDPIIEVRPVATQVDDLLSEIRIRSAKEERVLVTTLTKRMAEDLTEYLSEHGVKVRYLHSDIDTVERVEIIRDLRLGEFDVLVGINLLREGLDMPEVSLVAILDADKEGFLRSERSLIQTIGRAARNLEGRAILYGDSITKSMRKAIDETDRRREKQQAYNEEQGITPQALKRNIKDIMELGDLTKSKQQRQSKQVPLSKVAEPSESYAVLTPQQLDKEISKLEAAMYQHAQNLEFELAAQKRDEIEQLRKQFITNS, via the coding sequence ATGAGCAAACTCTTTGACTTGGTATCGGACTACAGCCCGTCCGGTGACCAGCCGACGGCGATAACCAAATTACTAGATGGACTAGATTCTGGTTTGGCACATCAAACTCTATTAGGGGTAACGGGCTCTGGTAAAACCTTTACCCTTGCCAACGTCATTTCCCAATCTCAAAGACCTGCGATCCTGTTAGCGCCTAACAAGACATTGGCGGCTCAACTTTACGGTGAGATGAAATCTTTCTTTCCAAACAATGCCGTTGAGTATTTTGTTTCTTACTACGATTACTACCAACCTGAAGCCTACGTTCCAACCACGGACACATTCATCGAGAAAGATGCGTCTGTGAATGCTCATATTGAACAGATGAGGCTTTCGGCAACCAAAGCCTTACTAGAACGAAAAGACGCCATCATTGTGGCTTCTGTGTCGGCTATCTACGGTCTTGGTGATCCTAAGTCTTATTTGAAGATGATGCTTCATTTGAGTCGTGGTGAGGTGATGGATCAGCGAGACATCCTACGCCGCTTGGCTGAGCTGCAATATTCAAGAAACGATGTCGCCTTTGAACGTGGTCAGTTCCGAGTTCGTGGTGAGGTGATCGATATATTCCCGGCTGAATCTGACCAAGATGCGGTTCGAATTGAGATGTTCGATGACGAAGTCGATTGCATTAGTATCTTTGATCCACTGACTGGTGCGGTTAAGCAAAGAGACTTGCCGCGCTTTACGGTTTATCCAAAAACTCACTACGTAACCCCAAGAGAGAAGATCCTTGAGGCGATTGAGAACATCAAGGATGAACTGCGCGATCGTGCTCAATACTTAAAAGACAACAATAAGCTTTTGGAAGAGCAGCGTATCTCTCAAAGAACTCAGTTTGATATTGAGATGATGACTGAGCTTGGCTTCTGTTCCGGTATCGAAAACTATTCACGATACTTGAGCGGCCGTGCGGAAGGGGAAGCGCCGCCAACGTTATTTGACTATCTGCCTGATGATGGTTTGCTGATCATCGATGAGTCACACGTGACTGTGCCGCAAATTGGTGCGATGTATAAAGGTGACCGTTCTCGTAAAGAAACCTTGGTCGAGTTTGGCTTTAGACTGCCTTCTGCATTGGATAACCGCCCAATGAAGTTTGAAGAATTTGAGTCTATCGCCCCACAAACGATTTTTGTGTCGGCAACGCCGGGTAATTACGAGATTGAAAAATCAGATGGCGAGATTGCTGATCAAGTGGTGCGTCCTACTGGTCTGTTAGACCCAATCATCGAAGTACGTCCGGTTGCGACTCAGGTGGATGACTTGCTGTCTGAAATCAGAATCCGTTCAGCGAAAGAAGAGCGCGTGTTAGTCACAACACTAACGAAGAGAATGGCGGAAGACTTAACCGAATACCTCAGTGAGCACGGCGTTAAAGTGCGTTACTTGCACTCGGATATCGATACTGTTGAGCGCGTAGAGATCATCCGAGACCTACGTTTGGGCGAGTTCGACGTGTTAGTGGGCATTAACTTACTTCGTGAAGGTTTGGATATGCCTGAAGTGTCGCTGGTGGCGATTCTTGATGCAGACAAAGAGGGTTTCTTGCGTTCTGAGCGTTCTCTGATCCAAACCATTGGTCGTGCTGCGCGTAACTTGGAAGGTCGAGCGATCCTTTATGGTGATTCGATTACTAAGTCGATGAGAAAAGCGATTGATGAAACCGATCGTCGTCGTGAGAAACAGCAGGCTTACAACGAAGAGCAAGGCATCACACCGCAAGCGCTTAAGCGTAATATCAAAGACATTATGGAACTGGGCGATCTAACCAAATCGAAGCAGCAGCGCCAATCGAAGCAAGTTCCTTTATCTAAGGTGGCTGAGCCTTCTGAAAGTTATGCCGTACTTACGCCGCAACAGCTTGATAAAGAGATCAGCAAGCTAGAAGCTGCGATGTATCAGCATGCTCAGAATCTGGAATTTGAATTGGCCGCACAGAAGCGTGATGAAATTGAGCAGCTAAGAAAGCAGTTTATTACCAACAGCTAA
- the luxO gene encoding quorum-sensing sigma-54 dependent transcriptional regulator LuxO, with product MQSKTLDNKSKYLLMVEDTASVAALYRSYLTPLEIDINIVGTGRDAIESLNHRIPDLILLDLRLPDMTGMDVLFAVKQKYPEVPVIFMTAHGSIDTAVEAMRHGSQDFLIKPCEADRLRITVNNAIRKATKLKNSSEHPGNQNYQGFIGSSQTMQQVYRTIDSAASSKASIFITGESGTGKEVCAEAIHAASKRGDKPFIAINCAAIPKDLIESELFGHVKGAFTGAATDRQGAAELADGGTLFLDELCEMDLELQTKLLRFIQTGTFQKVGSSKMKSVDVRFVCATNRDPWKEVQEGRFREDLYYRLYVIPLHLPPLRERGEDVIEIAYSLLGYMSVEEGKAFVRFAQEVLDRFNQYEWPGNVRQLQNVLRNVVVLNNGKEITLNMLPPPLNQPIENSLRLKEKQNEDITVKDIFPLWITEKTAIEQAIKACDGNIPRAAGFLDVSPSTIYRKLQTWNAKQ from the coding sequence ATGCAATCAAAAACGCTAGATAACAAATCGAAGTATTTGTTGATGGTAGAAGATACCGCTTCGGTAGCAGCTTTATATCGTTCGTATCTTACACCGCTCGAAATTGATATCAACATTGTTGGCACTGGCCGCGATGCAATCGAGAGTTTGAATCATCGAATCCCAGACCTTATTTTATTAGATCTACGTCTGCCTGATATGACGGGTATGGACGTGCTATTTGCTGTAAAACAAAAGTACCCTGAAGTTCCGGTTATCTTCATGACGGCTCATGGCTCTATCGATACCGCCGTAGAAGCGATGCGTCATGGTTCTCAAGATTTCCTTATCAAACCGTGTGAAGCCGACCGACTCCGTATTACGGTGAACAACGCGATCCGCAAAGCCACCAAGCTTAAAAACAGCTCGGAACACCCGGGAAACCAAAATTACCAAGGCTTTATCGGCAGCAGCCAAACCATGCAGCAGGTTTACCGAACGATTGATTCTGCTGCATCGAGTAAGGCGAGCATTTTCATCACGGGTGAAAGTGGTACCGGTAAAGAGGTATGTGCAGAAGCCATTCATGCGGCGAGTAAGCGTGGCGATAAGCCGTTTATCGCGATTAACTGTGCCGCTATCCCAAAAGATTTGATTGAAAGTGAGCTGTTTGGCCACGTTAAAGGTGCCTTTACCGGTGCTGCGACCGATCGCCAAGGTGCTGCTGAGCTTGCTGATGGTGGAACACTGTTTCTTGATGAACTGTGCGAGATGGATTTAGAGCTACAGACTAAGCTGCTGCGCTTTATCCAAACCGGTACTTTTCAAAAAGTCGGCTCTTCGAAGATGAAGAGTGTTGATGTTCGTTTTGTGTGTGCGACCAACCGTGACCCTTGGAAAGAAGTACAAGAAGGTCGCTTTAGAGAAGATTTATACTATCGTTTATACGTGATTCCATTGCACTTGCCGCCATTGCGCGAGCGTGGTGAAGATGTCATCGAGATTGCGTATTCTCTGCTAGGCTATATGTCGGTCGAGGAGGGGAAGGCGTTTGTACGTTTTGCTCAGGAAGTACTTGATCGCTTTAATCAATATGAGTGGCCGGGTAACGTTCGTCAGCTACAAAACGTGTTGCGAAACGTGGTGGTTTTGAATAACGGCAAAGAGATTACTCTCAACATGCTTCCACCACCGTTGAACCAACCGATTGAAAACAGTCTGCGATTGAAAGAGAAGCAGAATGAAGACATCACGGTAAAAGATATTTTCCCATTGTGGATCACTGAGAAAACGGCTATCGAACAAGCCATTAAAGCGTGTGATGGCAACATCCCCCGTGCGGCAGGTTTCTTAGATGTCAGTCCATCGACGATATACCGTAAGTTGCAAACGTGGAATGCGAAGCAGTAA
- the luxU gene encoding quorum-sensing phosphorelay protein LuxU, which produces MTKVLNQQKVDELAGEIGQENVPVLLEIFLGELKGYYEHLEINKESDTSKYLADISHALKSSAASFGADSLCSFAISLDAKVKQALPVTEVDFQDMQDLLLSTYTEYQQLMTDL; this is translated from the coding sequence ATGACGAAAGTATTAAATCAGCAAAAAGTTGATGAGCTTGCCGGCGAAATTGGGCAAGAGAATGTCCCGGTTTTACTTGAAATCTTTTTAGGTGAGTTGAAAGGCTACTACGAACACCTAGAGATAAATAAAGAGTCGGATACCTCTAAGTACTTGGCTGATATCAGTCATGCACTTAAGAGCAGCGCAGCAAGTTTTGGCGCGGATTCTTTGTGTAGTTTTGCGATTAGCTTAGATGCAAAAGTGAAGCAAGCGTTGCCGGTGACAGAAGTTGATTTTCAAGATATGCAAGACCTCCTCTTATCGACGTACACTGAATATCAGCAGTTGATGACGGACCTCTAA
- a CDS encoding YvcK family protein — MNIYSSKKVVAIGGGHGLGRMLAALKDFGNNATGIVATTDNGGSTGRIRDCQGGIAWGDTRNCINQLITEPSISSMMFEYRFRGQGELDGHNLGNLMLTALDNLSVRPLEAINLIRNMLKVDVNIVPMTEHPSDLTALSMDGRWVTGETNVDDMTEKLRMMDLSPEVPATKEAVTAVEQADCIVLGPGSFLTSVMPPLLLPEIGKAIAENTKAKVIFVENLSPEHGPAGKMTLQEQLEWCERTCKARKIDIVLGNEPHPELEGQWNCVTTDLASANRDWRHDRVKLQQAIEAQLT, encoded by the coding sequence ATGAATATTTACTCTTCAAAGAAAGTCGTAGCAATCGGCGGTGGCCATGGCTTAGGTCGTATGTTAGCTGCATTAAAAGACTTTGGTAACAACGCAACTGGCATTGTTGCAACGACAGATAACGGCGGTTCCACCGGACGTATTCGAGATTGCCAAGGTGGCATCGCATGGGGAGATACACGCAACTGTATCAACCAATTAATCACAGAACCTTCAATCAGTTCGATGATGTTCGAATACCGATTTCGCGGCCAAGGTGAGCTAGACGGTCATAACTTGGGTAACCTAATGCTAACGGCGTTAGACAACCTTTCCGTTCGCCCATTGGAAGCGATTAACCTGATTCGAAATATGCTCAAGGTCGATGTCAATATCGTTCCGATGACTGAGCATCCTTCAGACCTCACGGCTCTATCAATGGACGGCCGCTGGGTAACCGGCGAAACCAACGTTGATGACATGACGGAAAAACTGCGCATGATGGACTTGTCTCCAGAAGTGCCTGCAACCAAAGAAGCCGTTACTGCCGTTGAGCAAGCAGACTGCATTGTCCTTGGCCCTGGAAGCTTTTTAACCAGTGTGATGCCCCCTCTTCTCCTTCCAGAGATTGGGAAAGCAATCGCTGAGAACACCAAGGCAAAAGTTATCTTCGTCGAAAACCTTTCACCAGAGCACGGTCCCGCAGGGAAAATGACGCTTCAAGAGCAATTGGAGTGGTGTGAACGTACCTGTAAGGCAAGAAAAATAGACATTGTACTGGGCAATGAACCACACCCTGAATTAGAAGGGCAATGGAATTGTGTGACCACAGATCTTGCATCGGCAAACCGAGATTGGCGACACGACCGTGTGAAGCTTCAACAAGCCATTGAAGCCCAGTTAACTTAA
- the moaA gene encoding GTP 3',8-cyclase MoaA → MAQQFEDRFHRKFYYLRLSVTDVCNFKCTYCLPDGYKPSGQKNSSFLSVPEIKRVVKAFADCGTSKIRITGGEPSLRKDFPEIIHTVASTPGIEKVATTTNGYRMEKQVGQWRDAGLTHINVSVDSLDSRMFHQITGENKFTEVMRGIDKAFEVGFEQVKVNVVLMKDLNSQELPAFLNWIKDKPIQLRFIELMKTGEMDELFDKHHVSGVAIRNQLIANGWLLKVKAVNDGPAQVFVHPDYKGEIGLIMPYEKDFCESCNRLRVSATGKLHLCLFGDHGVELRDLIQEDQQEQELIDRIQAQLQTKSVSHFLHDGNSGMTPNLASIGG, encoded by the coding sequence GTGGCGCAACAATTCGAAGATAGATTCCATCGCAAGTTTTATTACTTGCGCTTGTCGGTTACAGACGTCTGTAACTTTAAATGTACTTACTGCTTGCCAGATGGCTATAAACCGTCAGGGCAAAAAAACTCGTCTTTTTTAAGTGTTCCCGAGATCAAACGTGTTGTTAAAGCGTTTGCAGATTGTGGTACCTCAAAGATCCGCATTACAGGCGGAGAGCCGAGCCTGCGTAAAGACTTTCCTGAAATCATACATACCGTTGCTTCTACTCCAGGCATCGAAAAAGTGGCCACCACAACGAATGGCTACCGCATGGAGAAACAAGTAGGGCAATGGCGTGATGCTGGTTTAACCCATATAAACGTGAGCGTGGATAGTTTAGATTCGCGCATGTTCCATCAGATCACTGGTGAGAATAAGTTTACTGAGGTTATGCGAGGTATTGATAAAGCGTTTGAGGTTGGCTTTGAACAAGTCAAAGTCAACGTTGTATTAATGAAAGACCTCAATAGTCAGGAATTACCAGCCTTCCTTAATTGGATCAAAGACAAACCTATTCAATTACGTTTTATTGAGCTGATGAAAACCGGCGAGATGGACGAGTTGTTCGATAAACATCATGTGTCTGGCGTTGCGATTCGCAACCAGCTTATTGCTAATGGTTGGCTGTTAAAAGTCAAAGCCGTTAACGATGGGCCAGCGCAAGTGTTTGTTCACCCAGACTACAAGGGTGAAATTGGTTTGATCATGCCTTACGAGAAAGACTTTTGTGAGAGTTGTAACCGTCTGCGCGTTTCTGCGACCGGTAAACTTCACCTATGTCTGTTTGGCGACCATGGTGTTGAACTGAGAGATCTGATTCAAGAAGATCAACAAGAGCAAGAGCTCATTGATCGAATTCAGGCTCAGCTTCAAACCAAGTCCGTTAGCCACTTCTTACACGATGGCAACAGCGGCATGACTCCAAACTTGGCGTCAATCGGCGGTTAA
- the moaB gene encoding molybdenum cofactor biosynthesis protein B, which translates to MGHAESKFQAANIAVLTVSDTRTEENDTSGGYLAEHAKEAGHNVVDKQIVIDDMYKIRAIVSKWIADESVQAIMITGGTGFTSRDSTPEALKPLFDKEVEGFGELFRQVSYEEIGTSTIQSRAIAGFANHTVIFAMPGSTGACRTGWTKIIKQQMDASHRPCNFMPHLSV; encoded by the coding sequence ATGGGTCACGCAGAAAGCAAATTCCAAGCAGCAAACATCGCAGTTCTAACCGTTTCAGATACTCGTACAGAAGAAAATGATACGTCAGGCGGTTACCTAGCAGAGCATGCGAAAGAAGCGGGTCACAACGTGGTTGATAAGCAAATCGTTATTGACGACATGTACAAGATCCGTGCGATCGTATCTAAGTGGATCGCTGATGAGAGCGTACAAGCGATCATGATTACCGGTGGTACTGGTTTCACTTCTCGTGACAGCACGCCTGAAGCGCTTAAGCCACTGTTCGACAAAGAAGTAGAAGGTTTTGGTGAGCTATTCCGTCAAGTATCTTACGAAGAGATCGGTACTTCGACAATTCAATCTCGTGCGATTGCGGGTTTTGCTAACCACACAGTAATCTTTGCAATGCCAGGCTCTACAGGCGCTTGCCGCACAGGTTGGACTAAGATCATTAAGCAACAGATGGATGCTAGCCACCGTCCTTGTAACTTCATGCCACACCTTTCTGTATAA
- the moaC gene encoding cyclic pyranopterin monophosphate synthase MoaC, whose product MSQFTHINASGEANMVDVSAKAETVREARAEAFVQMSAETLELIVSGSHHKGDVFATARIAGIQAAKKTWDLIPLCHPLLLTKVEVQLEAIESENKVRIESVCKLAGKTGVEMEALTAASVAALTIYDMCKAVQKDIVIENVRLLEKTGGKSGHFKVES is encoded by the coding sequence ATGAGCCAATTTACACACATTAACGCGTCTGGCGAAGCAAACATGGTCGATGTATCGGCTAAAGCAGAGACAGTACGTGAAGCGAGAGCGGAAGCTTTCGTACAAATGTCTGCTGAAACGTTAGAGCTGATTGTTTCTGGTAGCCACCATAAAGGTGATGTTTTCGCAACGGCACGTATTGCGGGTATTCAAGCGGCTAAGAAGACGTGGGATCTGATTCCACTGTGTCACCCTCTACTATTGACTAAAGTAGAAGTGCAGCTTGAAGCGATCGAGTCTGAAAACAAGGTACGCATCGAATCTGTTTGTAAGCTTGCGGGTAAGACAGGCGTAGAAATGGAAGCGCTAACGGCTGCTTCTGTTGCTGCACTGACGATTTACGATATGTGTAAAGCTGTTCAGAAAGACATTGTTATCGAGAACGTACGTCTGTTAGAGAAGACGGGTGGTAAATCAGGACACTTCAAGGTGGAATCATGA
- the moaD gene encoding molybdopterin synthase sulfur carrier subunit, translating to MITVLFFAQTRELVGVDSLEVDAQFSTIEAIRSHLVTQEGKWDIALEEGKLLAALNQSIVPLTTEVKDGDEVAFFPPVTGG from the coding sequence ATGATTACTGTACTTTTCTTTGCTCAAACTCGTGAACTTGTCGGCGTTGATAGCCTAGAAGTCGACGCGCAATTCAGTACTATCGAAGCGATTCGCAGCCACCTTGTAACACAAGAAGGCAAATGGGATATCGCATTAGAAGAGGGCAAGCTTCTGGCTGCGCTTAATCAATCAATCGTACCTTTGACGACTGAAGTGAAAGACGGCGATGAAGTCGCTTTCTTCCCACCAGTAACTGGAGGCTAA
- the moaE gene encoding molybdopterin synthase catalytic subunit MoaE, translating to MDPRVLVTTEDFSVGDEYDYLAQGTAAGAIVTFVGKVRDMNLGDNVIGLSLEHYPGMTEKSLSEICDQAEARWPIQKMRVIHRVGDLDIGDQIVYVGVSSAHRGAAFEACEFVMDFLKTKAPFWKKERTTETTRWVDSRDSDTKAAERWEK from the coding sequence ATGGATCCAAGAGTATTAGTGACAACAGAGGATTTCTCTGTAGGCGACGAATACGACTACTTGGCTCAAGGCACAGCTGCCGGAGCGATTGTGACGTTCGTTGGTAAAGTTCGTGACATGAACCTTGGCGACAACGTTATTGGTTTGTCTCTGGAGCATTATCCGGGTATGACAGAGAAGTCGCTGAGCGAGATCTGTGATCAAGCTGAGGCACGCTGGCCTATTCAGAAGATGCGAGTGATTCACCGCGTGGGTGACCTAGATATCGGTGACCAGATTGTTTACGTTGGTGTATCCAGTGCGCATCGTGGTGCTGCCTTCGAAGCGTGTGAGTTTGTTATGGACTTTCTGAAAACCAAAGCGCCGTTTTGGAAAAAAGAACGTACTACTGAAACAACTCGCTGGGTTGATTCTCGCGATTCAGATACAAAAGCTGCGGAGCGTTGGGAGAAATAA
- a CDS encoding IS3 family transposase: MALTLKGKYPLKHLLHTLQLAKSVFYYQAQTSKRQNSYERELRLIKSIYHEHKGRYGYRRIHLELKNQGFVLNHKTVQRLMAQLNLKSTVRIKKYRSYRGESGKAAPNVLERDFSATQPDEKWVTDVTEFKVKEQKVYLSPVVDLFTQEVVAYRVAKNACLPLVTDMLTEAISTLKPNSKPIIHSDQGWQYRHRQYQKKVAESGLTQSMSRKGNCLDNAVAENFFALLKTEMYHNQSFEDADALIEQIKEYIEYYNTKRIKVKLKGLTPIEYRTQALKAA; encoded by the coding sequence ATAGCTCTAACTCTTAAAGGCAAGTACCCATTAAAGCACTTACTGCACACTCTACAGTTGGCAAAAAGTGTCTTTTATTATCAGGCTCAAACGAGCAAGCGCCAAAATAGCTACGAACGTGAGCTGCGGTTGATAAAGTCAATTTATCATGAACATAAGGGGCGATACGGCTACCGCCGTATTCACTTGGAACTAAAGAATCAGGGGTTCGTGCTTAATCACAAAACGGTTCAAAGGCTTATGGCTCAGCTCAACCTTAAATCGACGGTCAGGATTAAAAAGTATCGTTCATACCGAGGAGAGTCAGGAAAAGCTGCTCCCAACGTTCTTGAAAGAGATTTTAGTGCGACTCAACCCGATGAAAAGTGGGTAACTGATGTCACGGAGTTCAAAGTCAAAGAGCAGAAAGTATACTTATCTCCCGTTGTCGACTTGTTTACTCAGGAGGTGGTTGCTTATAGAGTGGCCAAAAATGCCTGCTTGCCGCTTGTCACAGATATGCTGACGGAAGCTATATCAACGCTTAAACCCAACTCAAAGCCAATTATACATAGCGATCAAGGTTGGCAATATCGCCATCGACAGTATCAGAAAAAGGTAGCGGAGAGTGGGTTAACGCAAAGCATGTCGAGAAAAGGTAACTGCTTGGATAATGCTGTTGCTGAAAACTTTTTTGCTTTACTCAAAACCGAGATGTATCACAACCAAAGCTTTGAAGATGCAGATGCTCTGATAGAGCAGATTAAAGAATACATCGAGTACTACAATACCAAACGTATAAAAGTGAAACTAAAAGGCCTGACTCCGATAGAATATCGAACTCAGGCCTTGAAAGCCGCTTAA